The following coding sequences lie in one Flavobacterium cyclinae genomic window:
- a CDS encoding TolC family protein, with amino-acid sequence MKIKLIILIVLFISIYANAQQTLTLEDCYSLATKNYPLSKQTGLLEQKSSYEIDALSKGKLPKIDVNAQATYQSDVIGLPTSLPGVQSLNKDQYRATLDVNQLVYNGGIIDANAKLKEAQTKTQQQLIEVSLYQIKTRISQYFFSILLLQEKKALLSSKKELLISKVKEVKSGVKFGAILPSSEQVLEAEIIKINQQLTEIKFENIKLLNNLSELTFSDIDAETTLIQPVSYPNSTNITRPEIAFYDLQNQQLEFSKSVLSKSNLPKINAFGQAGYGNPGLNMLDNSFQPFYVVGLKANWNIFDWGKTKIDKKALDISKEIVTSEKETFELNNKIQLEEQDFEIKKLEQLLLSDTEIIQIREKVIKSSDAQLKNGVITSSEYLIELTNLFEAKNILKTHEVQLAAAKSNYEIIKGK; translated from the coding sequence ATGAAAATTAAGTTAATCATACTGATAGTATTGTTTATATCAATATATGCAAATGCACAACAGACTTTAACCTTGGAAGATTGTTACTCATTAGCTACAAAAAATTATCCTTTATCAAAACAAACAGGTTTATTAGAACAGAAATCAAGTTATGAAATTGACGCATTAAGCAAAGGAAAATTACCAAAAATCGATGTAAACGCACAAGCAACTTATCAATCTGATGTGATTGGATTACCTACTTCACTTCCAGGGGTTCAATCTTTAAATAAAGATCAATATAGAGCAACTTTAGATGTAAATCAATTAGTGTACAATGGTGGAATAATTGATGCAAATGCAAAATTAAAAGAGGCACAAACCAAAACACAACAACAACTAATAGAAGTTAGTTTATACCAAATAAAAACTCGAATCAGTCAATATTTCTTTTCTATTTTGTTACTTCAAGAAAAAAAAGCACTACTATCTTCAAAAAAAGAGTTATTAATTTCCAAAGTTAAGGAAGTGAAATCGGGAGTCAAATTTGGAGCAATTCTTCCATCATCAGAACAGGTTTTAGAAGCAGAAATTATTAAAATAAACCAGCAATTAACCGAAATTAAATTTGAAAACATCAAATTATTAAATAACCTATCAGAATTAACTTTTTCAGATATTGATGCCGAAACAACTTTAATACAACCAGTATCATATCCAAATAGCACTAATATAACAAGACCTGAAATTGCTTTTTATGATTTACAAAATCAGCAATTAGAGTTCTCGAAAAGTGTACTATCTAAATCAAATCTTCCAAAAATAAATGCTTTTGGTCAAGCGGGTTATGGTAATCCTGGATTAAACATGTTAGACAATTCTTTTCAACCATTTTATGTTGTTGGCCTAAAAGCGAATTGGAATATTTTTGATTGGGGCAAAACCAAAATAGATAAAAAAGCATTGGATATATCTAAAGAAATAGTAACATCTGAGAAAGAAACATTTGAATTAAATAACAAAATACAATTAGAAGAGCAAGATTTTGAAATTAAAAAATTAGAACAACTGCTGCTTTCTGATACCGAAATAATTCAAATACGTGAAAAAGTTATTAAATCCTCAGATGCTCAATTAAAAAATGGTGTGATAACATCGTCTGAATATCTTATAGAATTAACCAATTTATTTGAAGCAAAAAATATTTTGAAAACGCATGAAGTTCAATTAGCAGCTGCTAAATCAAATTACGAAATAATTAAAGGAAAATAA
- a CDS encoding ABC transporter ATP-binding protein — protein sequence MSIAVNNISKSYKKLKAVENITFNVNEGELFGLIGPDGAGKTTIFRILTTLLVANEGSAEVAGYDVVKQLKEIRNSVGYMPGKFSLYQDLTVEENLHFFATIFGTTIEENYDLIKDIYIQIEPFKNRRAGALSGGMKQKLALCCALIHAPKVLFLDEPTTGVDPVSRKEFWIMLKRLQQKGITILVSTPYMDEASLCDRIALIQKGKILKIDTPENIINNYEKVIYDVQAKNTHGLIHDLKNYPNQYSVYAFGEFVHYIDKNATFNPNDLQTYLKNKNHTDIIIKPATITIEDVFMDL from the coding sequence ATGAGTATTGCAGTAAACAACATATCAAAATCTTACAAAAAGTTAAAAGCAGTCGAAAACATTACTTTTAATGTAAATGAGGGAGAATTATTTGGTTTAATTGGACCTGATGGTGCAGGGAAAACAACTATTTTCAGAATACTAACTACGCTTTTAGTTGCTAATGAAGGAAGTGCAGAAGTCGCTGGATATGATGTAGTCAAACAACTCAAAGAAATCAGAAACTCTGTTGGCTATATGCCAGGAAAATTCTCGCTATATCAAGATTTAACTGTTGAAGAAAACTTACATTTTTTTGCCACTATTTTCGGAACCACAATTGAGGAAAATTATGATTTAATTAAAGACATATACATTCAAATTGAACCATTCAAAAACAGAAGAGCAGGTGCTCTATCGGGCGGAATGAAACAAAAATTAGCATTATGTTGTGCGTTAATTCATGCTCCAAAAGTATTATTTCTTGACGAACCAACTACAGGAGTTGATCCCGTTTCTCGAAAAGAATTTTGGATAATGCTAAAAAGATTGCAACAAAAAGGCATTACAATATTAGTTTCAACACCCTATATGGATGAAGCTTCTCTTTGCGATAGAATTGCATTAATTCAAAAAGGCAAAATTTTAAAAATAGATACACCTGAAAATATCATTAACAACTACGAAAAAGTAATTTATGATGTACAAGCAAAAAACACACACGGATTGATTCACGATTTAAAAAATTATCCTAATCAATACAGTGTTTATGCTTTTGGTGAGTTTGTACATTACATAGATAAAAATGCAACTTTCAATCCAAACGATTTACAAACCTATTTGAAAAATAAAAATCATACGGATATAATTATTAAACCTGCTACAATAACCATTGAAGATGTTTTCATGGACTTATAA
- a CDS encoding TetR/AcrR family transcriptional regulator, whose product MDKIKTENTETEILIAAKEIFQQKGMAGARMQEIADKAKINKALLHYYYRSKQLLFEAVFKSAFSLLAPQLNKVLNDDSDLFEKIRKFTENYVSFVIKHPYLPNFVIQELNKNPEFVQKLRSEKNFPSIEKFKLQVSDAINQGIIKPIEAEQLFINIISLNIFPFIGEPLLMALVNVDKESYNKILENRKTEVAEFIINSIKI is encoded by the coding sequence ATGGATAAAATTAAAACTGAAAATACTGAAACTGAAATATTAATAGCTGCAAAAGAAATCTTTCAGCAAAAAGGAATGGCAGGTGCAAGAATGCAAGAAATAGCAGATAAAGCAAAAATTAATAAAGCATTATTGCATTATTATTATAGAAGCAAACAATTATTATTTGAAGCTGTTTTCAAAAGTGCTTTTTCGCTTTTAGCACCACAATTAAATAAAGTGTTAAATGATGATAGTGACTTATTTGAAAAAATACGAAAGTTCACTGAAAATTATGTTTCGTTTGTAATCAAACATCCCTATTTACCAAATTTTGTAATACAAGAATTAAATAAAAACCCAGAATTTGTTCAAAAGCTTCGCTCTGAAAAAAATTTTCCTTCCATTGAAAAATTTAAACTTCAAGTAAGTGATGCTATAAATCAAGGAATTATTAAACCAATCGAAGCCGAACAGTTATTTATCAATATTATCTCTTTAAATATTTTTCCTTTTATCGGAGAACCGCTATTGATGGCGCTTGTTAATGTGGATAAAGAAAGCTACAATAAAATACTAGAAAATAGAAAAACGGAAGTGGCTGAGTTTATCATTAATTCAATAAAAATATAA
- the nirK gene encoding copper-containing nitrite reductase has product MSNFIKKVLVLCVACAASIACKQNGDSTTNYADISVGDEMIAELTAPPFVPKPVGDRPAKKLIVNMEIKEIEGEMADGVKYVYWTFGGSVPGSFIRTRVGDEVEFTLKNHPDNKLPHNIDLHAVTGPGGGAASSLVAPGHEKTFNFKCINPGLYVYHCATAPVGMHIANGMYGLILVEPEGGLPPVDKEYYVMQGDFYTKGKYGEPGMQPFDMTKAVDEHADYVVFNGKVGALTGEKALTAKVGETVRIYMGNGGPNLVSSFHVIGEIFDKVHIEGGDMINKNVQTTLIPAGGSAIVEFKVDVPGTFILVDHSIFRAFNKGALGMLKVEGAENAKIYSGTTQEGIYHPEGGTIQNMPKTGNGKEIVVNKTLDQQIIDGKNVYGRTCFACHQSEGQGIPGAFPPLAKSDFLNADPNRAINAVLHGLSGEITVNGKKYNSVMTSQNLTDQEISDVLTYVYNSWGNNKTKVTPEMVKTQRAKPAPKAKDMHE; this is encoded by the coding sequence ATGAGTAATTTTATTAAAAAAGTTCTTGTATTGTGTGTAGCTTGTGCAGCAAGTATTGCATGTAAACAGAACGGTGACTCAACAACCAACTATGCCGATATTTCTGTTGGTGATGAAATGATTGCAGAATTAACAGCGCCTCCATTTGTTCCCAAACCTGTTGGAGATCGTCCTGCTAAAAAATTAATTGTAAACATGGAAATTAAAGAAATCGAAGGTGAAATGGCCGACGGTGTTAAGTATGTTTACTGGACTTTTGGAGGTAGTGTTCCAGGAAGTTTTATTAGAACTAGAGTAGGTGATGAAGTAGAATTTACTTTAAAAAATCACCCAGACAACAAATTGCCTCACAACATCGATTTACACGCAGTTACAGGGCCAGGTGGTGGAGCAGCTTCTTCATTAGTAGCACCTGGGCATGAAAAAACATTCAATTTTAAATGTATTAATCCAGGATTATACGTATACCACTGTGCTACAGCACCTGTAGGGATGCACATTGCAAACGGAATGTACGGTTTAATTTTGGTGGAACCAGAAGGTGGTTTACCTCCAGTTGATAAAGAATACTACGTAATGCAAGGGGATTTCTATACGAAAGGAAAGTACGGAGAACCTGGAATGCAACCTTTCGATATGACAAAAGCTGTTGATGAGCACGCGGATTATGTTGTATTTAATGGTAAAGTTGGGGCTTTAACAGGTGAAAAAGCTTTAACGGCTAAAGTAGGAGAAACAGTTAGAATTTATATGGGTAACGGTGGACCAAATTTAGTTTCTTCCTTCCACGTTATTGGAGAAATTTTCGACAAGGTACACATTGAAGGTGGAGACATGATCAACAAAAACGTACAAACAACTTTAATTCCTGCTGGAGGTTCTGCAATTGTAGAGTTTAAAGTTGACGTTCCAGGAACATTTATTTTAGTAGACCACTCTATCTTCAGAGCATTTAATAAAGGTGCATTAGGGATGTTAAAAGTAGAAGGTGCTGAGAATGCTAAAATTTATTCTGGTACTACACAAGAAGGAATTTATCACCCAGAAGGAGGAACTATTCAAAACATGCCGAAAACAGGTAATGGAAAAGAAATTGTAGTTAACAAAACCTTAGACCAACAGATTATAGATGGTAAAAATGTTTATGGAAGAACTTGTTTTGCTTGTCACCAATCAGAAGGTCAAGGAATACCTGGAGCTTTCCCTCCATTAGCTAAATCTGATTTCTTAAATGCTGATCCAAATAGAGCTATCAATGCGGTTCTTCACGGATTAAGTGGTGAAATCACTGTAAATGGTAAAAAATACAATTCGGTAATGACCAGTCAAAACCTTACAGATCAAGAAATTTCAGATGTTTTAACTTATGTATACAACAGTTGGGGAAACAACAAAACCAAAGTAACTCCAGAAATGGTTAAAACACAAAGAGCAAAACCAGCTCCAAAAGCAAAAGATATGCACGAATAA
- a CDS encoding HlyD family secretion protein: MKKISIIILATIGLISCNKNNDKADGYGNFEATEITISSEANGKIEFLKVEEGDELKSQLQVGLVDTLQLHFAKQQLIASKSTISSKSANVISQKSVLNEHLKTAKLEKNRIRNMYSENAATKRQVDEIEGKVKVIEEQIKSVGTQNAPILNDLKSIDVQIAKINDQIAKSKIINPINGTVLTKYAEPGEITAFGKPLYKIADISEMTLRIYVSETQLSKIKVGQNVSVKIDAEKDMKSYQGNISWIASSAEFTPKIIQTKEERVNLVYAVKVKVKNDGRLKIGMPAEMWIKY, encoded by the coding sequence ATGAAAAAAATAAGCATAATAATTTTAGCAACGATAGGGCTAATTTCTTGTAACAAAAATAACGACAAAGCTGACGGTTATGGGAATTTTGAAGCAACTGAAATAACTATTTCTTCAGAAGCTAACGGTAAAATAGAGTTTTTAAAAGTCGAAGAAGGAGATGAATTAAAATCTCAATTACAAGTAGGATTAGTTGATACATTACAATTACATTTTGCGAAACAACAATTAATTGCCTCTAAAAGCACCATATCGTCAAAATCCGCAAATGTAATATCGCAAAAAAGCGTCTTAAATGAACACTTAAAAACAGCTAAATTAGAGAAAAACCGAATCCGTAATATGTATTCTGAAAATGCTGCAACTAAACGACAAGTAGATGAAATTGAAGGAAAGGTAAAAGTTATCGAAGAGCAAATAAAAAGTGTCGGAACTCAAAACGCACCTATTTTAAATGACTTAAAATCCATAGATGTACAAATTGCTAAAATCAATGACCAAATAGCAAAAAGTAAAATTATTAATCCTATTAATGGAACTGTTTTAACTAAGTATGCTGAACCAGGCGAAATAACAGCATTTGGAAAACCACTATACAAGATAGCTGATATTTCTGAAATGACTTTGCGAATCTATGTAAGCGAAACACAGTTGTCAAAAATAAAAGTTGGACAAAATGTATCGGTAAAAATTGATGCTGAAAAAGATATGAAATCATATCAAGGAAATATTTCATGGATTGCATCTTCGGCAGAGTTTACTCCTAAAATTATTCAAACAAAAGAAGAACGAGTAAATCTCGTTTATGCCGTAAAGGTAAAAGTAAAAAATGATGGCAGACTAAAAATCGGAATGCCAGCAGAAATGTGGATTAAATATTAA
- a CDS encoding ABC transporter ATP-binding protein, with translation MEREKIISVKNLTKEFGHFTAVKGISFDVYKGEIFGFLGANGAGKTTAMKMLIGISNPTSGEANVAGFDVHSQADMVKKSIGYMSQKFSMYDDLTIKENITFFGGIYGLSRIQIKQKIAQLIEELELQEVANNLVGSLPLGWKQKLSFSVALLHEPKIVFLDEPTGGVDPITRRQFWEMIYTQAYKGTTIFVTTHYMDEAEYCDRVSIMVDGSIEALDTPKNLKQQFKVDSMNDVFLKLARNIE, from the coding sequence ATGGAAAGAGAAAAAATAATATCTGTAAAAAATTTAACGAAAGAGTTTGGTCATTTTACTGCAGTAAAAGGCATTTCATTTGATGTTTATAAAGGAGAAATTTTTGGGTTTCTAGGCGCCAATGGAGCAGGAAAAACAACAGCTATGAAAATGTTGATTGGAATTTCAAATCCTACTTCAGGTGAAGCCAATGTTGCAGGTTTTGATGTTCACTCACAAGCCGATATGGTAAAAAAAAGTATTGGTTATATGAGCCAAAAGTTCTCAATGTATGATGATTTAACTATTAAAGAAAACATTACTTTTTTTGGTGGAATTTATGGATTATCAAGAATACAAATCAAACAAAAAATCGCACAATTAATAGAAGAATTAGAACTTCAAGAAGTAGCAAATAATTTAGTAGGTTCGTTACCATTGGGTTGGAAACAAAAATTGTCGTTTTCAGTTGCATTACTGCACGAGCCAAAAATTGTTTTTCTCGATGAGCCAACAGGAGGCGTTGACCCAATAACCCGAAGACAATTTTGGGAAATGATTTATACACAAGCTTATAAAGGTACTACCATTTTTGTAACCACACATTACATGGATGAAGCAGAATATTGTGACCGTGTTTCTATTATGGTTGACGGCTCTATTGAAGCTTTAGACACCCCAAAAAATTTAAAACAACAATTCAAAGTAGATTCTATGAATGATGTTTTTTTAAAATTAGCAAGGAATATAGAATAA